In a single window of the Gossypium hirsutum isolate 1008001.06 chromosome A13, Gossypium_hirsutum_v2.1, whole genome shotgun sequence genome:
- the LOC107895052 gene encoding uncharacterized protein produces the protein MRIPILSLFPALFLTFFLTAHSPPSSIYDHLKHNGLPIGLLPKGISDFSIDPNTNRFHVNLTQPCNSEFEIQLHYDFNISGVLSFGKIANLSGVSQQELFLWFPVINIRVDDPTSGLINFDVGVVDKQFSLSLFEIPRDCTAFDPKGSLFISEKPSELLGTEIVEEHMLRAIS, from the exons ATGAGAATTCCAATTCTCTCTCTCTTTCCCGCCCTTTTTCTGACTTTCTTTCTCACTGCACACTCACCCCCTTCTTCAATATACGACCACTTGAAACACAACGGCCTCCCTATAGGTCTCCTCCCTAAGGGGATTTCTGATTTCTCAATTGACCCCAACACCAACCGTTTCCACGTCAACCTAACCCAACCCTGCAACTCCGAATTCGAGATTCAGCTCCATTACGATTTCAACATCTCCGGTGTCTTGTCTTTCGGCAAGATCGCTAATTTGTCTGGTGTCTCCCAACAGGAACTCTTCTTATGGTTTCCTGTCATTAACATTCGCGTCGATGATCCAACCTCCGGTTTGATCAACTTCGATGTCGGCGTTGTTGATAAGCAGTTCTCCTTGTCCTTGTTCGAGATCCCCCGTGATTGCACCGCTTTTGATCCTAAGGGTTCCCTCTTCATTTCTGAG AAACCATCTGAGTTACTTGGTACTGAAATTGTTGAGGAGCACATGCTGAGGGCCATATCATAG
- the LOC107895051 gene encoding biotin carboxyl carrier protein of acetyl-CoA carboxylase, chloroplastic isoform X1 yields the protein MASSLSTPPSASLSSVVKTTATLPFLSLSKVSFRFSSRPNLRFFSKLQSLQTGQNDSAVVKAQLNEISVDGSSNDSTIPPVNSGSSTPEPQDAKPSSNVSPPALATEESISEFLNQVSSLVKLVDSRDIVELQLKQLDCELIICKNVALPQPPSAAPVAMSQASSLPPVGPPTQTAPASAPTTSGQAPAVATPPSFPAPKSAKSLLPPLKCPMAGTFYTSPGPGEPPFVKVGDKVQKGQVLCIIEAMKLMNEIEADQSGTIVEILVEDGKAVSVDTPLFVIEP from the exons ATGGCTTCTTCACTCTCAACTCCACCCTCCGCTTCCCTCTCTTCCGTCGTTAAAACTACCGCCACCTTGCCTTTCCTTTCGCTCTCCAAGGTCTCTTTTCGCTTCTCTTCGAGGCCAAACCTCCGATTCTTCTCCAAG CTGCAGAGTTTGCAGACTGGTCAGAATGATTCTGCAGTGGTGAAGGCCCAATTGAATGAG ATTTCTGTAGATGGATCATCAAATGATTCTACTATCCCTCCAGTCAATTCAGGGTCATCCACACCAGAACCACAGGATGCTAAGCCATCAAGTAATGTCTCTCCTCCAGCTTTGGCCACAGAAGAATCAATCTCAGAGTTCCTGAATCAAGTTTCAAGTCTAGTCAA GCTAGTTGATTCGAGAGATATTGTAGAGTTGCAGCTTAAACAACTTGACTGTGAACTGATAATTTGCAAAAATGTGGCCTTGCCCCAACCACCCTCTGCAGCCCCTGTTGCTATGTCGCAAGCATCCTCTCTACCACCAGTAGGGCCTCCAACCCAAACTGCCCCTGCCTCTGCCCCTACAACTTCTGGTCAAGCACCTGCTGTTGCAACTCCACCATCTTTTCCAGCTCCCAAGTCAGCCAAATCTTTGCTTCCACCTCTTAAATGTCCAATGGCTGGTACATTCTACACAAGTCCGGGTCCTGGTGAACCACCATTTGTGAAG gttggagacaaagtgcaAAAGGGTCAGGTGTTATGCATCATTGAAGCAATGAAGTTGATGAATGAAATAGAA GCTGATCAATCAGGAACCATAGTCGAGATCCTTGTAGAAGATGGCAAAGCAGTCAGCGTTGATACG CCTCTGTTCGTGATTGAACCTTGA
- the LOC107895051 gene encoding biotin carboxyl carrier protein of acetyl-CoA carboxylase, chloroplastic isoform X2, with product MASSLSTPPSASLSSVVKTTATLPFLSLSKVSFRFSSRPNLRFFSKSLQTGQNDSAVVKAQLNEISVDGSSNDSTIPPVNSGSSTPEPQDAKPSSNVSPPALATEESISEFLNQVSSLVKLVDSRDIVELQLKQLDCELIICKNVALPQPPSAAPVAMSQASSLPPVGPPTQTAPASAPTTSGQAPAVATPPSFPAPKSAKSLLPPLKCPMAGTFYTSPGPGEPPFVKVGDKVQKGQVLCIIEAMKLMNEIEADQSGTIVEILVEDGKAVSVDTPLFVIEP from the exons ATGGCTTCTTCACTCTCAACTCCACCCTCCGCTTCCCTCTCTTCCGTCGTTAAAACTACCGCCACCTTGCCTTTCCTTTCGCTCTCCAAGGTCTCTTTTCGCTTCTCTTCGAGGCCAAACCTCCGATTCTTCTCCAAG AGTTTGCAGACTGGTCAGAATGATTCTGCAGTGGTGAAGGCCCAATTGAATGAG ATTTCTGTAGATGGATCATCAAATGATTCTACTATCCCTCCAGTCAATTCAGGGTCATCCACACCAGAACCACAGGATGCTAAGCCATCAAGTAATGTCTCTCCTCCAGCTTTGGCCACAGAAGAATCAATCTCAGAGTTCCTGAATCAAGTTTCAAGTCTAGTCAA GCTAGTTGATTCGAGAGATATTGTAGAGTTGCAGCTTAAACAACTTGACTGTGAACTGATAATTTGCAAAAATGTGGCCTTGCCCCAACCACCCTCTGCAGCCCCTGTTGCTATGTCGCAAGCATCCTCTCTACCACCAGTAGGGCCTCCAACCCAAACTGCCCCTGCCTCTGCCCCTACAACTTCTGGTCAAGCACCTGCTGTTGCAACTCCACCATCTTTTCCAGCTCCCAAGTCAGCCAAATCTTTGCTTCCACCTCTTAAATGTCCAATGGCTGGTACATTCTACACAAGTCCGGGTCCTGGTGAACCACCATTTGTGAAG gttggagacaaagtgcaAAAGGGTCAGGTGTTATGCATCATTGAAGCAATGAAGTTGATGAATGAAATAGAA GCTGATCAATCAGGAACCATAGTCGAGATCCTTGTAGAAGATGGCAAAGCAGTCAGCGTTGATACG CCTCTGTTCGTGATTGAACCTTGA